In Drosophila nasuta strain 15112-1781.00 chromosome 2R, ASM2355853v1, whole genome shotgun sequence, a single genomic region encodes these proteins:
- the LOC132784732 gene encoding protein suppressor of variegation 3-7, which translates to MSFSENSSDSDWKETKIKVKLNSSTGSGKQKYSQKFCEKWLSLFDPWLKRSADDPNKPFCRACQCRLDCNRCHLVRHERTTKHKRNLESLITKGEGAVRKELSVRQERSKYYHQRKRALKQALKQEQVEQTDNNNPLEDLASVLVNTEGVIEESLQNFEVIETRPQETPPTPLLTTTQPVSNNHRTPIKTSPRMTDSTSNRKEGLKLLMQIQQDKNELMESFRELIGVQLPHAPPREKNHVDLFFESVSSSVKALSPKLVAEAKMRVSQLICELELRALKDNNSTKSDSTDVEMSMVNNTCLTDQQVSTKQHGIPHHPQFGGLTRS; encoded by the exons ATGAGTTTTTCTGAAAATTCATCTGATTCCGACTG GAAAGAGacgaaaataaaagtgaaactCAACAGTAGCACTGGAAGTGGAAAGCAGAAATACAGCCAAAAGTTCTGTGAGAAGTGGCTGAGCCTCTTCGATCCGTGGTTAAAGCGTTCAGCTGATGATCCCAACAAGCCCTTCTGCCGAGCCTGTCAGTGTCGACTGGATTGCAATCGTTGCCACTTAGTGAGACATGAACGCACCACAAAACATAAGCGTAATCTTGAGTCACTAATAACAAAAGGCGAAGGGGCTGTGCGAAAGGAGTTGAGTGTTCGCCAGGAGCGTAGCAAATATTACCACCAACGAAAGCGAGCGCTGAAACAGGCTCTGAAGCAGGAGCAGGTGGAGCAGACAGATAATAATAATCCATTGGAGGATCTGGCGTCAGTTTTAGTAAATACCGAAGGAGTCATAGAAGAAAG CTTACAAAATTTTGAAGTTATTGAGACAAGGCCCCAAGAAACGCCACCGACTCCTTTACTGACCACAACGCAGCCAGTATCAAACAACCATAGAACACCAATCAAAACGAGTCCCCGGATGACTGACTCAACATCTAATCGTAAGGAAGGTCTCAAGCTACTAATGCAAATTCAACAAGATAAGAACGAGTTAATGGAATCCTTTCGTGAGTTAATAGGAGTTCAACTACCACATGCGCCCCCTCGAGAAAAGAATCATGTAGACCTGTTCTTTGAAAGTGTTAGCTCAAGTGTCAAAGCTCTTTCGCCGAAACTTGTAGCTGAGGCCAAGATGCGTGTATCGCAGCTGATTTGCGAACTGGAGCTACGAGCTCTGAAGGATAATAATAGTACAAAAAGCGATTCGACAGATGTTGAAATGTCAATGGTAAACAATACTTGTTTAACAGATCAACAAGTTAGTACCAAACAGCATGGTATTCCTCATCATCCTCAATTTGGAGGTCTGACGAGGTCGTAA
- the LOC132784724 gene encoding pyruvate kinase-like — translation MAKLDCGPFTSHMDYKSRLQFNAPSLAYPLSGIVCTLGPASNEFEVIIKLIQAGMRVIRMNFSHGSHEYHCRVIKVAQQAIECYAKHIGVYKPVAIALDTRGPEIRTGQVSGNDATLINLTQGESIKLSTKKDLENKCTKDILYVDYDNLPKIVKPCDIVYVDDGLIGLRVKEVSGVEVLCEILNSAKLGSHKGVNLPGLPIDLPSVSEKDKSDLLFGVEHNVDLVFASFIRCKNDLKDIRDVMGTKGKHIKIISKIENQQGMQNIDEIIAASDGIMVARGDLGIEIPTEDVLLAQKSIIAKCNKAGKPVICATQMLESMVSKPRPTRAEASDVGNAIFDGADCVMLSGETAKGKYPVECVKCMANICAKIESVLWYEHIQNEVRSVIKNSGLDGLTSITSGIAEIASLGQAKAIIVVSYCPVVAQLLSQYRPRCAIIMLTQCPRVARQSVIFRGIFPIVIEEMVNGCNDFGSILSSGIKQMVMMQLVDVDKDVKLMTVDALQAKKISFRLLTVKHKSTQAKCQETIQAQAKGIKDRSMKSEIIKKCKKQTDKTKSPEQIEKCKKLAERRKHREQAKKEREEKKNAEARDRICKKLLSQAKKHKDDDK, via the coding sequence ATGGCTAAACTCGATTGCGGACCTTTTACATCGCATATGGACTACAAATCCCGATTGCAGTTCAACGCGCCTAGCCTAGCTTATCCTCTGAGTGGAATAGTTTGTACTCTCGGCCCAGCTTCCAATGAATTCGAAGTAATAATAAAGCTAATCCAAGCCGGCATGCGCGTGATCCGTATGAATTTCTCGCACGGATCGCACGAGTACCATTGTCGGGTTATAAAGGTGGCTCAGCAAGCCATCGAATGCTATGCCAAGCATATCGGAGTCTACAAGCCGGTGGCCATTGCTTTGGACACTAGAGGACCTGAAATACGTACGGGGCAAGTATCGGGTAACGATGCCACCTTAATCAATCTGACGCAGGGCGAAAGCATTAAACTGTCAACGAAGAAAGATTTAGAGAACAAATGTACAAAGGATATTTTATACGTTGATTACGATAATCTGCCAAAAATTGTAAAGCCCTGCGATATAGTGTATGTCGACGACGGACTTATAGGATTGCGTGTTAAGGAGGTATCTGGAGTTGAAGTGCTCTGTGAGATACTAAATAGCGCAAAGCTCGGATCCCACAAAGGCGTCAATCTTCCTGGTCTGCCAATTGATTTGCCTAGTGTTAGTGAAAAAGATAAGAGCGATCTGCTATTTGGCGTAGAACATAATGTCGACCTGGTATTTGCTTCGTTCATACGATGTAAGAACGACCTCAAAGACATACGCGATGTAATGGGTACCAAAGGGAAGCACATAAAGATCATATCAAAAATTGAGAATCAGCAAGGCATGCAAAATATTGACGAGATCATTGCAGCATCAGATGGAATTATGGTGGCTCGAGGGGACCTAGGTATCGAGATTCCCACCGAGGATGTTTTGCTTGCCCAAAAGTCGATAATAGCCAAATGCAACAAAGCGGGGAAGCCTGTAATTTGTGCCACTCAGATGTTGGAGTCCATGGTGAGCAAGCCGCGTCCAACGCGTGCCGAAGCCTCTGATGTTGGCAACGCCATTTTTGATGGAGCCGACTGCGTAATGCTATCGGGTGAAACAGCCAAGGGAAAGTATCCTGTAGAGTGCGTCAAGTGCATGGCAAATATCTGTGCGAAGATCGAATCCGTGTTGTGGTACGAACATATTCAAAATGAGGTGAGAAGTGTTATTAAAAACTCTGGCCTAGATGGACTCACATCCATCACGTCCGGCATTGCTGAGATAGCATCTTTAGGTCAGGCTAAAGCTATAATTGTTGTCAGTTACTGCCCTGTAGTGGCACAATTGCTGAGTCAATATCGGCCCCGCTGCGCTATTATTATGCTCACGCAGTGCCCGAGGGTGGCACGGCAGTCTGTGATATTCCGAGGCATTTTTCCGATCGTCATCGAAGAAATGGTGAATGGGTGTAACGACTTTGGCAGCATTTTGTCATCCGGCATCAAGCAAATGGTAATGATGCAACTTGTTGACGTAGACAAGGATGTAAAACTAATGACCGTCGATGCTTTGCAAGCGAAAAAGATATCTTTCCGTCTTTTGACCGTCAAACATAAGTCTACCCAAGCCAAATGCCAGGAAACTATTCAGGCTCAAGCTAAAGGCATAAAGGATCGCTCGatgaaaagtgaaataattaaaaagtgtaaaaagCAGACAGATAAAACCAAATCCCCTGAACAGAttgaaaagtgtaaaaaacTGGCTGAAAGAAGGAAACACCGAGAGCAGGCCAAAAAGGAACgggaagagaaaaaaaacgcGGAGGCTAGAGACAGAATTTGTAAAAAATTATTGAGCCAAGCTAAAAAGCACAAAGATGATGACAAATAA
- the LOC132784878 gene encoding protein suppressor of variegation 3-7 → MSLIRHGMKTKSASNREELLASIKRDRTILNAYFQELATRNSQAALQKEKLTNIGTTKVAAVRHRDSYDLFFESACISIKSLPPKLGAEAKSRISQIITEFEIRAISEQEAQQEKEKEKQQIAKTVRVSNEPLVDPSSGIVYEFQAYS, encoded by the coding sequence ATGTCCCTAATACGTCACGGTATGAAGACCAAATCAGCATCCAATCGTGAAGAGCTACTGGCGAGCATCAAACGAGATCGCACTATATTAAACGCATATTTTCAAGAGCTTGCAACCAGGAACTCTCAGGCGGCCCTGCAGAAGGAGAAATTAACGAATATTGGGACTACAAAAGTGGCTGCAGTTCGACATCGCGACAGCTACGATTTGTTTTTTGAAAGTGCTTGCATCAGCATCAAGAGCTTGCCACCTAAGCTAGGTGCAGAAGCCAAGAGCCGAATATCACAGATTATTACTGAATTTGAGATTCGAGCTATTTCTGAACAGGAAGCGCagcaagaaaaagaaaaggaaaaacaacagATCGCGAAAACCGTAAGAGTGTCGAACGAACCATTGGTAGACCCTTCATCTGGCATTGTCTACGAATTTCAAGCATATAGTTAG
- the LOC132784715 gene encoding uncharacterized protein LOC132784715, with amino-acid sequence MALPSTKATTATTTHAVVQAIETYIQNQNLLGEIAELDELLNDVIDLHKDNELALKRVVQCIYNLLQTNNKYNVKFGAKVFHKLIAIVVANNKSFGRQLVANVLICVQIYARKFPRIDGKFLLQQLWALSLSNERQPNAPQILVYLFDDFVRQLGVECVCCSNELQLVIKGLLQSEGREFRKAAYFLMRKLNNSNSDVKALDALICTEQQWSSYVTIMESLEEQQSHLMLPTLATLMPRITYRSKSNLDNEWITWVRILYARLLQDNNILVLRWTVEYFLTHFGVSQLCQVNLLPEFLAATNRTQLYNVECYIVPTFKINNFVPQEEMDVFLRALATVPWHSVPLLFWLNHITPQSGTISKKILFKLSSRVRTLRNTKLRRIANNRVFEIFEETINSLTLRDYLVFIETIFNVNDGYYRDHERLIIKLQNCESIDEDILLSKRSYEIIVDDSHINLLVPELIRHLDRLPKKLHGWWRLFPLFHLNHLDPSVQKMCWNFYRTQYDVKSDILQKGSDLEKVQEHLICQLDCQTKEEKSFVKEKCVDWFVEANLQCWSQIQELHLKPLELLERGTRATFVWLAQLLNDTDTPVEDNENIFNALLNMLQKYKNSEYAVKALLNYASKHMNNVDIQKLAEKILNYRCQHTTKALLANVKTLGVSSVVKGILLGDISTGDARIEAAYTDSIVQNPFDEIVIRDQYIWFGMQQPDEEVNAISDQLLLVNKQLTEKKPRYFENCREHRLKMRIARALLLMQDHINWSQELWNTLLAPCDQLNISYMYECLVARLLPSLQYLLEQIQQIEQLKPTQQVSIISVIHLYCLHNWKNLQTDDLEKISSFLLPHTMGAHFQTRLLAQLVLHKIAVKCKTSGIHVPNIEVLRSGIAMTLGSKLTKFEQETRIILSDVMLHPATSADLILYMTNAPFDEYDKTINIPDNIKINIDAYRKTVITRKNPLTVAHQLPMEMTNLNVQRKANPVNDIFNTNENITKEATPAEQNLIVVASLIDKLPNLGGLARTSEVLGVTTLVVGSKSIVDKTDFTNLSMTAEKSLNILEVKPDNLSEFLINKQSMGYKIVGAEQTAHSVSFVDFKFPEKCILLLGHEKHGISVDLIALLDFAVEIPQFGVVRSLNVHVTGSLFIWEYCKQHLNK; translated from the exons ATGGCATTGCCGTcgacaaaagcaacaacagcgacgacaACACACGCAGTTGTGCAGGCTATTGAGACCTATATTCAGAACCAGAATCTGCTAGGAGAGATCGCTGAACTGGACGAGTTGCTGAATGATGTGATTGATTTACACAAGGATAACGAATTGGCGCTTAAACGTGTCGTGCAATGCATCTACAATTTGCTGCAGACCAACAATAAGTACAACGTTAAATTCGGCGCTAAAGTCTTTCACAAACtcattgcaattgttgttgccaacaacaagagttTCGGCCGTCAGCTGGTGGCCAACGTGTTAATTTGTGTACAGATTTATGCTCGTAAATTCCCCCGAATTGATGGCAAATTCCTGCTGCAACAGCTCTGGGCTTTGAGTTTGAGTAACGAGCGCCAGCCAAATGCCCCCCAAATCCTGGTGTATTTGTTTGACGACTTTGTTCGCCAGCTGGGTGTAGAGTGTGTTTGCTGCTCCAATGAACTCCAGCTGGTTATCAAAGGTTTACTGCAGTCCGAGGGTCGTGAGTTTCGCAAGGCAGCCTACTTTCTAATGAGGAAACTGAATAATTCCAACAGCGATGTAAAAGCACTTGATGCTCTGATTTGTACAGAGCAACAGTGGTCCTCATATGTGACCATAATGGAGAGCTTGGAGGAGCAACAGTCGCATTTAATGCTGCCAACACTTGCTACTTTGATGCCGCGCATCACATACCGATCCAAGAGTAATCTAGATAACGAATGGATCACCTGGGTGCGCATTTTGTATGCGAGACTGCTGCAGGACAATAACATATTGGTGCTTCGCTGGACTGTTGAATACTTCTTAACCCATTTTGGTGTGTCTCAATTGTGTCAGGTCAATTTGCTGCCCGAGTTTctagcagcaacaaacagaacACAGCTCTACAATGTGGAATGTTACATTGTGCCTACCTTCAAGATCAATAATTTTGTGCCCCAAGAAGAGATGGATGTATTTTTGCGAGCCCTTGCCACAGTTCCTTGGCACTCAGTTCCTCTGCTCTTTTGGCTAAACCACATAACACCTCAAAGTGGCacaatttctaaaaaaattCTGTTCAAGCTAAGCTCACGGGTACGCACTTTAAGAAATACAAAGTTAAGAAGAATCGCCAATAATCGTGTATTTGAAATCTTCGAG GAAACTATCAACAGCTTGACTTTGCGTGATTATTTGGTGTTCATCGAGACTATTTTTAATGTCAATGATGGATATTACCGTGATCATGAACGCTTGATAATAAAGCTACAAAATTGCGAGAGTATTGACGAAGATATATTATTAAGTAAACGTTCCTACGAAATAATTGTAGATGATTCCCATATCAACCTCTTAGTACCTGAGCTCATTCGACACCTTGACAGACTTCCAAAGAAACTCCATGGATGGTGGCGTTTGTTTccattatttcatttaaatcacTTGGATCCAAGTGTACAGAAGATGTGCTGGAACTTTTATAGAACTCAATACGATGTAAAGTCTGACATATTACAAAAAGGCAGCGACCTCGAAAAGGTGCAAgaacatttaatttgccaaCTCGACTGTCAAACGAAAGAGGAAAAATCGTTTGTAAAGGAGAAGTGTGTGGATTGGTTTGTCGAGGCAAATCTGCAATGCTGGAGTCAAATTCAAGAGTTACATTTGAAGCCTCTTGAACTTCTAGAACGTGGAACGAGAGCAACATTTGTGTGGTTAGCACAACTGTTGAATGACACTGACACACCAGTCGAAGATAAtgagaatatatttaatgctttattaaatatgctgcagaaatataaaaactcTGAATACGC AGTGAAAGCACTATTAAATTATGCATCTAAACATATGAATAATGTTGATATTCAGAAACTGGCTGAAAAGATTCTTAACTATCGATGCCAACACACAACCAAGGCACTTTTAGCAAATGTAAAAACATTAGGAGTTTCCTCGGTTGTGAAAGGAATTCTTCTTGGTGACATCAGTACTGGAGACGCACG AATTGAGGCAGCTTATACCGACAGCATCGTGCAGAATCCTTTTGATGAAATAGTTATACGAGATCAATACATTTGGTTTGGTATGCAACAGCCGGATGAAGAAGTAAATGCAATAAGTGATCAACTGCTACTCGTCAATAAACAGTTGACAGAAAAAAAGCCCCGATATTTTGAGAATTGTAGAGAGCACAGACTAAAGATGAGGATCGCAAGAGCATTGTTACTGATGCAGGACCATATTAATTGGTCACAAGAGTTGTGGAATACATTATTGGCTCCCTGTGATCAGCTAAATATAAGCTACATGTATGAGTGCCTCGTGGCCAGGCTTTTGCCGAGCCTTCAATACTTATTGGAACAAATACAGCAAATAGAACAACTGAAGCCAACTCAGCAAGTTTCGATAATTTCCGTAATTCACCTATATTGCTTGCACAACTGGAAAAACCTTCAAACGGACGACTTGGAAAAAATCTCCAGTTTCCTGTTGCCTCATACGATGGGAGCTCATTTTCAAACACGTCTCCTGGCTCAGTTAGTTTTACATAAGATTGCcgtaaaatgtaaaacttcAGG CATACATGTGCCCAATATCGAAGTTTTGAGGTCAGGCATAGCAATGACATTGGGATCGAAATTAACTAAGTTTGAGCAGGAAACTCGCATTATCTTATCCGACGTCATGTTGCACCCTGCTACTTCCGCAGATCTTATCTTATATATGACAAATGCGCCATTTGATGAGTACGATAAAACAATCAACATCCCagataatattaaaataaacatcgATGCCTATCGAAAGACGGTAATAACTAGAAAGAATCCACTAACCGTAGCACATCAATTGCCAATGGAAATGACCAATTTAAATGTACAGAGAAAGGCGAATCCTGTTAATGATATATTTAACACGaatgaaaatattacaaaagaAGCGACGCCAGCAGAACAAAATCTTATTGTGGTAGCCTCCCTAATAGATAAATTACCCAATCTAGGAGGATTGGCTCGCACCAGTGAGGTGTTGGGAGTGACAACATTGGTAGTAGGTTCAAAGTCTATTGTTGACAAAAccgattttacaaatttaag CATGACTGCCGAGAAGAGCCTAAATATATTGGAAGTAAAGCCCGATAATCTTTCTGAATTCCTCATTAATAAACAGTCTATGGGatacaaaattgttggtgCAGAGCAAACAGCTCATAGCGTTagttttgttgattttaaatttccagagaaatgcattttattgttggg TCATGAAAAACATGGAATTTCTGTGGATTTGATTGCCCTCTTGGATTTTGCTGTCGAAATCCCGCAATTTGGTGTGGTGCGGTCTCTAAATGTTCACGTGACTGgttctttgtttatttggGAATATTGCAagcagcatttaaataaataa